The following proteins are encoded in a genomic region of Xanthomonas cassavae CFBP 4642:
- the htpX gene encoding protease HtpX gives MFNRIFLFLATNLAVLLLASVVMSVLGVNSAQMGGLLVMGAIFGFGGSFISLLLSKFMAKRSTGAQVITAPRTPTERWLVETVQRQAQAAGIGMPEVAIYDAPDINAFATGANRNNALVAVSTGLLQNMSQDEAEAVLGHEIAHVANGDMVTMALLQGVLNTFVIVLARVVGGVIDSTLSGNREGGRGFAYYIIVFALEMVLGMFATMIAMWFSRGREFRADAGGAQLAGRGKMISALERLSLNHGQSSLPSQVQAFGISGAVGDGLRRLFLSHPPLSERIAALRAANGTAL, from the coding sequence ATGTTCAACCGCATTTTCCTGTTCCTTGCGACCAATCTGGCGGTGTTGCTGCTCGCCAGCGTCGTCATGTCGGTGTTGGGCGTCAATTCCGCACAGATGGGCGGCCTGCTGGTGATGGGCGCCATCTTCGGCTTCGGCGGTTCCTTCATCTCGCTGCTGCTGTCCAAGTTCATGGCCAAGCGCAGCACCGGCGCCCAGGTGATCACCGCGCCGCGCACGCCGACCGAGCGCTGGCTGGTCGAGACGGTCCAGCGCCAGGCCCAGGCTGCCGGCATCGGCATGCCGGAAGTGGCGATCTACGACGCACCGGACATCAATGCCTTTGCCACCGGGGCCAATCGCAACAACGCGCTGGTCGCCGTTTCGACCGGCCTGCTGCAGAACATGAGCCAGGACGAGGCCGAGGCCGTGCTCGGCCACGAGATCGCCCACGTGGCCAATGGCGACATGGTGACCATGGCCCTGCTGCAGGGTGTGCTGAACACCTTCGTGATCGTGCTGGCGCGCGTGGTTGGCGGTGTTATCGACAGCACCTTGTCGGGCAACCGTGAGGGTGGCCGTGGTTTCGCTTACTACATCATCGTGTTCGCGCTGGAGATGGTGCTGGGGATGTTCGCTACCATGATCGCGATGTGGTTCTCGCGTGGTCGCGAGTTCCGCGCCGATGCCGGTGGCGCACAGCTGGCCGGCCGCGGCAAGATGATCTCCGCCCTGGAACGCCTGTCGCTCAATCACGGGCAGAGCAGCTTGCCCTCGCAGGTGCAGGCCTTCGGTATCTCCGGCGCGGTCGGCGATGGGTTGCGTCGTCTGTTCCTGAGCCACCCGCCGTTGAGCGAGCGTATTGCCGCGCTGCGTGCGGCCAATGGCACGGCACTATAA
- a CDS encoding alpha/beta hydrolase yields the protein MPSRAFRWFRPAILLLGSLALTACSSVFFGGINAASSRAGIIAHPNQVFDTTHGLALDVYQPQGVVNAPVVVFFYGGTWKRGSRADYRWVGRALARQGVVAMVADYRKYPQVGLQGFMTDAAGATAWGYRHAQAYGGDPKRLAVMGHSAGAHMAVLLGTDARWLHAQDLKPRQLCGVVGLAGPYDFLPMTDPELVEIFGDAPAAQRQSQPVEYVGGDEPPMLLLHGDADRVVELENSSSLQKALHRKGGVAEMKVYPGMGHMGIVLALRKPPQRSAVLRATLEFLRICKAP from the coding sequence ATGCCCTCTCGCGCCTTCCGTTGGTTTCGCCCCGCCATCCTGCTGCTAGGCTCATTGGCCCTGACGGCTTGCAGCAGCGTGTTCTTCGGCGGCATCAACGCCGCCTCCAGCCGCGCCGGCATCATCGCGCACCCGAACCAGGTCTTCGACACCACACATGGCCTGGCGCTGGACGTCTACCAACCGCAGGGCGTGGTCAATGCACCGGTGGTGGTGTTCTTCTACGGCGGCACCTGGAAGCGCGGCTCGCGCGCCGACTACCGTTGGGTAGGGCGCGCCCTGGCCCGCCAGGGTGTGGTGGCGATGGTCGCCGACTACCGTAAATATCCGCAGGTCGGCTTGCAGGGCTTCATGACCGATGCCGCCGGCGCAACCGCCTGGGGCTATCGGCATGCGCAGGCGTATGGCGGCGATCCCAAGCGGCTGGCCGTGATGGGCCACTCGGCCGGGGCGCACATGGCCGTGTTGTTGGGCACCGATGCCCGCTGGCTGCATGCGCAGGATCTCAAACCGCGGCAGTTGTGCGGCGTCGTCGGATTGGCCGGCCCGTACGACTTCCTGCCGATGACCGATCCGGAGCTGGTCGAGATCTTTGGCGATGCCCCGGCCGCGCAACGGCAATCGCAGCCGGTGGAATATGTCGGCGGCGACGAACCGCCGATGCTGCTGCTCCATGGTGACGCCGACCGCGTGGTCGAGCTGGAAAACAGCAGCTCGCTGCAGAAGGCGCTGCACCGCAAGGGCGGCGTTGCCGAGATGAAGGTCTACCCAGGCATGGGCCATATGGGCATCGTGCTGGCACTGCGCAAACCGCCGCAACGCTCGGCGGTGCTGCGCGCCACCCTGGAATTCCTGCGCATCTGCAAGGCGCCGTGA
- a CDS encoding YaeQ family protein, whose amino-acid sequence MALTATVRRAELQISDMDRGYYANHSLTLAQHPSETDERLMVRLLAFALFADDRLEFGRGLSNDDEPDLWRRDYTGDPDLWIDLGQPDESRVRKACNRSREVVVIGYGGQATETWRKKHANAMGRHRNLRVIELESQATEALGALIQRGMRFDVIIQDGEVQMLADHGSVTLTPMVRQAPAE is encoded by the coding sequence ATGGCTCTCACCGCCACCGTCCGCAGGGCGGAACTGCAGATCAGCGACATGGATCGCGGCTATTACGCCAACCATTCGCTGACCCTGGCCCAGCACCCCTCCGAAACCGATGAACGGCTGATGGTGCGGTTGCTGGCATTCGCGTTGTTCGCCGACGACCGGCTGGAATTCGGCCGCGGCCTCAGCAACGACGACGAGCCGGACCTGTGGCGGCGCGACTACACCGGCGACCCCGACCTGTGGATCGACCTCGGCCAGCCCGACGAAAGCCGCGTGCGCAAGGCCTGCAATCGCTCGCGCGAGGTGGTGGTCATCGGCTACGGCGGCCAGGCCACCGAAACCTGGCGGAAAAAGCATGCCAATGCCATGGGCAGGCACCGCAACCTGCGCGTGATCGAACTCGAATCGCAGGCCACCGAGGCGCTGGGCGCATTGATCCAGCGCGGTATGCGCTTTGACGTGATCATCCAGGACGGCGAAGTGCAGATGCTGGCCGACCATGGCAGCGTCACCCTGACCCCGATGGTGCGGCAAGCGCCGGCCGAATGA
- the dbpA gene encoding ATP-dependent RNA helicase DbpA produces MNEFSALPLSPALAPGIDALGYTVLTPIQAQSLPPILQGLDVIAQAPTGSGKTAAFGLGLLQKLDPALTRAQALVLCPTRELADQVGKQLRRLATGIPNMKLVVLTGGMPLGPQLASLEAHDPQVVVGTPGRIQELARKRALHLGGVRTLVLDEADRMLDMGFEEPIREIASRCDKHRQSLLFSATFPEIIRTLAREILKDPVEITVEGADNAPEIDQQFFEVDPTYRQKAVAGLLLRFNPESSVVFCNTRKEVDEVAGSLQEFGFSALALHGDMEQRDRDEVLVRFVNRSCNVLVASDVAARGLDVEDLAAVVNYELPTDTETYRHRIGRTARAGKHGLALSLVASRESGRAQALEAEQGLPLKWSRAPLATSRPAQLPQAAMTTLRIDGGKTDKLRAGDILGALTGEAGLSGAAIGKIAIYPTRSYVAIARAQVAKALAHLHAGKIKGRRFRVSKL; encoded by the coding sequence ATGAACGAATTCTCCGCGCTGCCGCTGTCGCCGGCCCTGGCCCCCGGCATCGACGCCCTTGGCTACACCGTCCTCACTCCCATCCAGGCGCAGAGCCTGCCGCCGATCCTGCAGGGGCTCGATGTCATCGCGCAGGCGCCGACCGGCAGCGGCAAGACTGCCGCGTTCGGGCTTGGCCTGCTGCAAAAACTCGACCCCGCACTGACCCGCGCGCAGGCGCTGGTGCTGTGCCCCACCCGCGAGCTTGCCGACCAGGTCGGCAAGCAGCTGCGCAGGCTGGCCACCGGCATCCCCAACATGAAACTGGTGGTGCTGACTGGCGGCATGCCGCTCGGTCCGCAACTGGCCTCGCTGGAAGCGCACGACCCGCAGGTGGTGGTGGGCACACCCGGCCGCATCCAGGAGCTGGCGCGCAAGCGCGCCCTGCATCTGGGCGGCGTGCGCACCCTGGTGCTGGACGAGGCCGACCGTATGCTCGACATGGGCTTCGAAGAACCCATCCGCGAGATCGCCAGCCGCTGCGACAAACACCGCCAGAGCCTGCTGTTCTCGGCCACGTTCCCCGAGATCATCCGCACCCTGGCGCGCGAGATTCTGAAAGACCCGGTCGAAATCACCGTCGAAGGTGCCGACAATGCGCCGGAAATCGACCAGCAGTTCTTCGAAGTCGACCCGACCTATCGGCAGAAGGCGGTCGCCGGGCTATTGTTGCGCTTCAACCCCGAATCCAGCGTGGTGTTCTGCAACACGCGCAAGGAAGTGGATGAAGTGGCCGGCTCGCTGCAGGAGTTCGGCTTCTCCGCACTCGCGCTGCATGGCGACATGGAACAGCGCGACCGCGACGAAGTGCTGGTGCGTTTCGTCAACCGCAGCTGCAATGTGCTGGTGGCCAGCGATGTGGCGGCACGCGGGCTGGACGTGGAAGACCTCGCGGCCGTGGTCAACTACGAGCTGCCCACCGATACCGAAACCTACCGCCATCGCATCGGCCGTACCGCGCGTGCCGGCAAGCACGGATTGGCGCTCAGCCTGGTGGCCTCGCGCGAGAGCGGCCGCGCGCAGGCGCTGGAAGCCGAACAGGGCCTGCCACTGAAGTGGTCGCGCGCGCCCCTGGCCACCTCCCGCCCGGCGCAGCTGCCGCAGGCGGCGATGACCACCCTGCGCATCGACGGCGGCAAGACCGACAAACTGCGTGCCGGCGATATCCTCGGCGCACTGACCGGTGAAGCCGGGTTATCGGGCGCGGCGATCGGCAAGATCGCGATCTACCCCACCCGCTCCTATGTCGCCATCGCCCGCGCGCAGGTCGCCAAGGCGCTGGCGCATCTGCATGCGGGCAAGATCAAGGGACGCCGGTTCCGGGTCAGCAAGCTCTGA
- a CDS encoding glutathione S-transferase family protein: protein MITVHHLNNSRSQRVLWLLEELALPYQIVRHERDPKTMLASAALRAIHPLGKSPVIVDGGLTIAESGAILDYLTERYDTECALSPPARPIDSPERQQFRYWMHYAEGSAMPPLLMTLIFGRIRSAPMPFFAKPVARAIVDKAMSGFVGPQVKLHLGWMEQSLQAHQWFAGERFTAADIQMSFPVQAAAARGGGLEPYPKLRAFLERVEARPAYQAALKRGGPYELMGGKSAD from the coding sequence ATGATCACTGTTCACCATCTCAATAACTCCCGTTCGCAGCGCGTCCTGTGGCTGCTTGAAGAGCTGGCGCTGCCTTACCAGATCGTGCGCCACGAGCGCGACCCCAAGACCATGCTGGCATCGGCGGCGCTGCGTGCGATCCATCCACTTGGTAAATCACCGGTGATCGTGGATGGGGGGCTGACCATCGCCGAGTCCGGCGCAATCCTCGACTATCTGACCGAGCGCTACGACACCGAATGCGCGTTGTCGCCCCCCGCGCGACCGATCGATTCCCCCGAGCGCCAGCAGTTCCGCTACTGGATGCATTACGCAGAAGGCTCGGCGATGCCGCCGTTGCTGATGACGTTGATCTTCGGCCGTATTCGCAGCGCGCCGATGCCGTTTTTCGCCAAACCCGTTGCGCGTGCGATCGTGGACAAGGCGATGTCGGGTTTTGTCGGCCCGCAAGTCAAGTTGCATCTGGGCTGGATGGAGCAATCGCTGCAGGCCCACCAATGGTTTGCCGGTGAGCGCTTTACCGCCGCCGACATCCAGATGAGTTTTCCGGTGCAGGCCGCAGCCGCACGCGGTGGTGGACTGGAGCCGTACCCGAAGCTGCGTGCCTTTCTGGAACGGGTCGAGGCGCGGCCGGCCTATCAGGCTGCATTAAAGAGGGGCGGCCCGTACGAACTGATGGGCGGCAAATCGGCCGATTGA
- a CDS encoding protein adenylyltransferase SelO: MTQLQFDNRLRRDLPGDPEQGPRRREVAAAWSSVLPTPVAAPRVIAHSSEMAQALGLDAAEIGSAQFSKVFGGNALYPGMQPWAVNYGGHQFGHWAGQLGDGRAISLGEAIGVDGGRYELQLKGAGPTPYSRGADGRAMLRSSIREFLCSEAMHHLGVPTTRALSLVATGDAVMRDMFYDGRPQREPGAIVCRVAPSFIRFGNFELPSARGDLALLRQWVEFAIARDFPALTGAGETLHADWFAQICELTAVMVAHWMRVGFVHGVMNTDNMSILGLTIDYGPYGWIDDYDPDWTPNTTDAQGRRYRFGTQPQVAYWNLGRLAQALAPLFADTAPLQQGLDRFRDTYLACDRRDTAAKLGLAECRDEDLALIDALRALMRQGQMDMTLTFRGLIDVSAEHPDPELLRDAFYDPDQRQAALVPLQEWLQRYAARLRQDPQAPEQRRARMRQANPRYVLRNYLAQQAIDRAEQGEPAGVQELLEVMRRPYDDQPGREAFAARRPDWARDRAGCSMLSCSS, translated from the coding sequence ATGACACAGTTGCAGTTCGATAATCGTCTGCGCCGGGACTTGCCCGGCGATCCGGAGCAAGGGCCGCGCCGCCGCGAGGTGGCCGCAGCCTGGTCGTCGGTACTGCCGACGCCGGTTGCTGCTCCGCGGGTGATCGCGCATTCGTCCGAAATGGCGCAGGCGCTGGGGCTGGATGCGGCCGAGATCGGCAGCGCGCAGTTTTCCAAGGTGTTCGGCGGTAACGCGCTGTACCCCGGCATGCAGCCATGGGCGGTCAACTATGGCGGCCATCAGTTCGGGCACTGGGCCGGGCAACTGGGCGACGGCCGGGCGATTTCGCTGGGCGAAGCGATCGGTGTCGATGGCGGGCGCTACGAGTTGCAGCTCAAGGGCGCCGGCCCCACGCCGTATTCGCGTGGTGCCGATGGCCGCGCGATGTTGCGCTCGTCGATCCGCGAATTCCTGTGCAGCGAAGCGATGCATCACCTGGGTGTGCCCACCACGCGTGCATTGAGCCTGGTCGCCACCGGCGATGCCGTGATGCGCGACATGTTTTACGACGGCCGCCCGCAACGCGAGCCGGGTGCGATCGTGTGTCGGGTGGCGCCCTCGTTCATCCGCTTCGGCAACTTCGAGCTGCCGAGTGCGCGTGGGGATCTGGCCCTGTTGCGGCAATGGGTGGAGTTCGCCATTGCGCGCGATTTTCCCGCCCTGACCGGGGCCGGCGAGACGCTGCATGCCGATTGGTTCGCGCAGATCTGCGAGCTCACCGCGGTGATGGTGGCGCACTGGATGCGGGTGGGCTTCGTGCATGGGGTGATGAACACCGACAACATGTCGATCCTGGGCCTGACCATCGATTATGGCCCCTACGGCTGGATCGACGATTACGACCCGGACTGGACGCCCAATACCACCGATGCGCAAGGCCGGCGCTATCGCTTCGGCACTCAGCCGCAGGTGGCGTACTGGAATCTGGGGCGGCTGGCGCAGGCACTGGCGCCGCTGTTTGCCGATACCGCACCGTTGCAGCAGGGGCTGGACCGATTCCGCGACACCTATCTGGCCTGCGATCGACGTGACACCGCTGCCAAGCTCGGACTCGCCGAGTGCCGCGACGAGGATCTGGCGCTGATCGATGCGTTGCGTGCGCTGATGCGGCAGGGCCAGATGGACATGACGCTGACCTTCCGCGGCCTGATCGACGTGTCTGCAGAGCACCCCGATCCCGAACTGCTGCGCGACGCGTTCTACGACCCGGACCAGCGGCAGGCGGCGCTGGTGCCGTTGCAGGAATGGCTGCAGCGTTACGCCGCGCGGCTGCGCCAGGATCCGCAGGCCCCGGAGCAGCGGCGGGCGCGCATGCGCCAGGCCAATCCGCGCTATGTCCTGCGCAATTATCTTGCGCAGCAGGCCATCGACCGGGCCGAGCAGGGCGAGCCGGCGGGCGTGCAGGAGCTGCTGGAAGTCATGCGCCGGCCCTATGACGATCAGCCAGGCCGCGAGGCATTCGCTGCACGGCGCCCGGACTGGGCACGCGATCGCGCCGGGTGTTCGATGCTCTCGTGCAGTTCCTGA
- a CDS encoding cold-shock protein — protein sequence MSDRQNGVVKWFNDAKGFGFITPESGPDLFVHFRAIQGTGFKSLQEGQKVSFVAVQGQKGMQADQVQAV from the coding sequence ATGTCAGATCGTCAGAACGGTGTCGTGAAGTGGTTCAATGATGCCAAGGGCTTCGGCTTCATCACCCCGGAAAGCGGCCCGGACCTGTTCGTGCACTTCCGTGCCATCCAGGGCACCGGCTTCAAGTCGCTGCAGGAAGGCCAGAAGGTTTCCTTCGTCGCCGTGCAGGGCCAGAAGGGCATGCAGGCTGACCAGGTGCAGGCGGTCTAA
- a CDS encoding adenine phosphoribosyltransferase produces the protein MTDCSRCAGTHPSGPNHWAGRIRDIADFPKPGIVFKDITPLLSDGPDFASALDEMAQPWRTTPLDAVLGIEARGFILGAALARELRTGFVPVRKPGKLPGRTLVQEYALEYATDRIEMHEDALPRGARVLIVDDVLATGGTLRAALSLAAQLELEVVGAAVLVELLVLQGREKWANDVPLLATLCY, from the coding sequence ATGACTGATTGCAGCCGCTGCGCCGGCACTCACCCTTCCGGCCCCAACCACTGGGCAGGCCGAATCCGCGACATCGCCGATTTTCCCAAGCCGGGCATCGTCTTCAAGGACATCACCCCGCTGCTGTCCGATGGCCCGGACTTCGCCTCGGCGCTGGACGAGATGGCGCAGCCCTGGCGGACCACGCCGCTGGACGCCGTGCTCGGTATCGAGGCGCGCGGCTTCATTCTGGGTGCGGCGCTGGCGCGCGAACTGCGCACCGGCTTTGTGCCGGTGCGCAAGCCCGGCAAACTGCCCGGGCGTACGCTGGTCCAGGAATATGCGCTGGAATACGCTACCGACCGCATCGAAATGCACGAGGATGCATTGCCACGCGGCGCGCGCGTGTTGATCGTCGACGATGTGCTTGCCACCGGCGGTACGCTGCGCGCGGCCCTGAGTCTGGCCGCACAGTTGGAGCTGGAAGTGGTCGGCGCGGCGGTGCTGGTCGAGCTATTGGTGCTGCAGGGCCGTGAGAAGTGGGCAAATGACGTGCCGTTGCTGGCAACGCTGTGCTACTGA
- a CDS encoding EAL domain-containing response regulator, which yields MQKGKDLTLRLMIVDDSVESAETIVTALRNGGIAVRPSRPQNQEELAGMLSGQIDLAIQGQAQQVPMSALQAQIAGSGKDIPVILLAERIEESAIVEAASHGVRAIALRHRPEHLLALVRSEWADLQARRGLRRIEAQMRETERRCDALIASSRDPIAYVHEGMHIRANEAYLEMFGFESFDDVEGVSLLDMIAAQYVDDFKQLLKAMAKGEPPPAQYKVDARRLEGDTFPATMEFATATYEGEPCIQVVFRRREEFDPELAREVEDLRQRDQVTGLLNRPTFMVALEQAVAQAGRSEGQSGFLLIEPDHYTRILPEIGLDSADALIAAMAAHVAGVVDESVVAARFGEHSFALLMDGNYARTHATAEAVRDAFAQHVFSVGARSATVTVSIGGVQIGEKIASIGQVLNRGTEAVRTTAELGGNAVSIYDPAASDRAEEERIARWVEHLREALVGDGFLLHYQPVLNLQGEPLELYQAFLRLERNGEMMSPNAFMAIAEEHDLITEIDRWVVARAIRQLGERQRAGHKTHLLVRIGPNSFSDPQMIDTIREQLAVYGVPGERLWLQTPESKVFTHLRNAQQFLAAVSAMGCKVGLEQFGSGLDSFQLLAHFQPAFLKLDRGITGDVASARESQEKIREITSRAQPAGILTVAEFVADAQSMSSFFSAGVDYVQGDFVAPTGPLMNYEFG from the coding sequence ATGCAAAAAGGCAAAGATCTCACCCTCCGCCTGATGATCGTCGACGACAGCGTGGAGAGTGCCGAGACCATCGTCACCGCGCTGCGCAACGGCGGCATTGCGGTGCGTCCATCGCGGCCGCAGAACCAGGAGGAGCTGGCCGGCATGCTCTCGGGTCAGATCGATCTGGCCATCCAGGGTCAGGCCCAGCAGGTGCCGATGAGCGCCCTGCAGGCGCAGATTGCAGGCAGCGGCAAGGACATTCCGGTCATCCTGCTGGCCGAGCGGATCGAAGAGAGCGCCATTGTCGAGGCAGCTTCCCATGGCGTGCGTGCCATCGCCTTGCGTCATCGTCCCGAGCATCTGCTGGCGCTGGTGCGCTCGGAGTGGGCCGACCTGCAGGCACGCCGTGGCCTGCGCCGCATCGAAGCGCAGATGCGCGAGACCGAGCGCCGCTGCGATGCGTTGATCGCTTCCTCGCGCGACCCCATCGCCTACGTGCACGAAGGCATGCATATCCGCGCCAATGAGGCGTATCTGGAAATGTTCGGCTTCGAGTCGTTCGACGATGTCGAGGGCGTCTCGCTGCTGGACATGATCGCCGCGCAATACGTCGACGATTTCAAGCAGCTGCTGAAGGCGATGGCCAAGGGCGAGCCGCCGCCGGCGCAGTACAAGGTCGACGCACGCCGGCTGGAAGGCGACACCTTCCCGGCAACGATGGAATTTGCCACCGCCACCTACGAAGGCGAGCCCTGCATCCAGGTGGTGTTCCGCCGCCGCGAGGAATTCGACCCGGAACTGGCACGCGAGGTCGAAGACCTGCGCCAGCGCGACCAGGTCACCGGCCTGCTCAACCGCCCCACCTTCATGGTGGCGCTGGAACAGGCGGTGGCACAGGCCGGCCGCAGCGAGGGCCAGTCCGGCTTCCTGCTGATCGAGCCCGACCACTACACGCGCATCCTCCCCGAGATTGGACTGGATTCGGCCGATGCCCTGATCGCCGCGATGGCCGCACATGTGGCCGGCGTGGTGGATGAGAGCGTGGTGGCCGCGCGCTTCGGCGAGCACAGTTTCGCGCTGCTGATGGACGGCAACTACGCGCGTACCCATGCCACGGCCGAAGCCGTGCGCGATGCGTTTGCGCAACATGTCTTCAGTGTCGGCGCGCGCTCGGCCACGGTGACCGTGAGCATCGGCGGGGTGCAGATCGGCGAAAAGATCGCCAGCATCGGCCAGGTGCTCAATCGCGGCACCGAGGCGGTGCGCACCACCGCCGAGCTGGGCGGCAATGCGGTCAGCATCTACGACCCGGCAGCCTCGGACCGGGCCGAGGAAGAACGCATCGCGCGCTGGGTCGAACACCTGCGCGAAGCGCTGGTGGGCGACGGCTTCCTGCTGCACTACCAGCCGGTGCTCAACCTGCAGGGCGAACCGCTGGAGCTGTACCAGGCCTTCCTGCGGCTGGAGCGCAACGGCGAGATGATGTCGCCGAACGCCTTCATGGCGATTGCCGAAGAACACGATCTGATCACCGAGATCGACCGCTGGGTGGTGGCGCGCGCGATCCGCCAGCTCGGCGAGCGGCAGCGTGCGGGGCACAAGACGCACCTGCTGGTCCGTATCGGGCCCAACTCGTTCTCCGACCCGCAGATGATCGACACCATCCGCGAGCAGTTGGCGGTCTACGGCGTACCGGGCGAACGGCTATGGCTGCAGACCCCGGAATCGAAGGTGTTCACGCATCTGCGCAATGCGCAGCAGTTTCTGGCGGCGGTATCGGCGATGGGCTGCAAGGTCGGGCTGGAACAATTCGGCTCGGGGCTGGACTCGTTCCAGCTGCTCGCACACTTCCAGCCGGCCTTCCTCAAGCTGGACCGCGGCATCACCGGCGACGTCGCCTCGGCCCGCGAAAGCCAGGAGAAGATTCGCGAAATCACCTCGCGCGCGCAGCCGGCCGGCATCTTGACCGTGGCCGAATTTGTTGCCGATGCGCAGTCGATGAGTAGTTTCTTCAGTGCAGGCGTGGACTATGTGCAAGGCGATTTCGTTGCGCCCACCGGGCCGCTGATGAACTACGAGTTCGGCTGA
- a CDS encoding NAD(P)/FAD-dependent oxidoreductase codes for MNMRCDVLVIGAGAAGLMSAFTAGRRGRQVLVIDHANKVGKKILMSGGGRCNFTNTGTTPGNFISANRHFCKSALARYSSGDFVELVERHGIAYHEKELGQLFCDISSKQIVRLLLDECEAAGVQIRTQCEVQSVQRDSDGFSVQTSTGRVQTQSLIVATGGLSIPSMGASGFGYALARQFGHTLLPTRAGLVPLTLSGKHQERLQDLSGLALPVEAHCNGVSFRNFMLLTHRGVSGPAILQISSYWQPGEDLRLDLLPGHDAAAWLREQKQQRGATELRNVLGDVLPRRFAQRLCEVWLPDQPVRQLDPPQVQSAADLLGAFPLIASGTEGYRTAEVTLGGVDTHQVSSATMESRLTAGLYFVGEVLDVTGWLGGYNFQWAWASGHAAGSVA; via the coding sequence ATGAACATGCGGTGCGACGTGCTGGTCATCGGCGCCGGGGCCGCCGGCCTGATGAGCGCCTTCACCGCCGGCCGCCGCGGCCGCCAGGTGCTGGTGATCGACCATGCCAACAAGGTGGGCAAGAAGATCCTGATGTCCGGCGGCGGGCGCTGCAACTTCACCAATACCGGCACCACGCCGGGCAACTTCATCTCCGCCAACCGGCATTTCTGCAAATCCGCCCTGGCGCGCTACAGCTCTGGCGATTTCGTGGAGCTGGTCGAACGCCATGGCATTGCGTACCACGAGAAGGAGCTGGGCCAGCTGTTCTGCGACATCTCGTCAAAGCAGATCGTGCGCCTGCTGCTGGACGAGTGCGAGGCGGCCGGGGTGCAGATCCGCACCCAGTGCGAGGTGCAATCTGTGCAGCGCGACAGCGACGGGTTCAGCGTGCAGACCAGCACCGGCCGCGTGCAGACGCAATCGCTGATCGTCGCCACCGGCGGGCTGTCGATTCCCAGCATGGGCGCCAGCGGCTTCGGCTATGCGCTGGCCCGACAGTTCGGTCACACGCTGCTGCCGACACGCGCCGGGCTGGTACCGCTCACCTTGAGCGGCAAGCACCAGGAGCGCCTGCAGGACCTGTCCGGGCTGGCCTTGCCGGTGGAAGCGCACTGCAACGGCGTCAGTTTCCGCAATTTCATGCTGCTGACCCATCGCGGCGTCAGCGGGCCGGCGATCCTGCAGATCTCTTCCTATTGGCAACCGGGCGAGGACCTGCGCCTGGACCTGCTGCCCGGCCACGATGCGGCAGCCTGGCTGCGCGAGCAGAAGCAGCAGCGTGGCGCCACCGAACTGCGCAACGTGCTGGGCGATGTGCTGCCGCGGCGCTTCGCGCAGCGGCTGTGCGAGGTCTGGCTGCCGGACCAGCCGGTGCGGCAGCTGGACCCGCCGCAGGTGCAGAGCGCGGCCGATCTGCTCGGTGCGTTTCCACTGATCGCCAGCGGAACCGAGGGCTACCGCACCGCGGAAGTCACCCTGGGCGGCGTCGATACCCACCAGGTCTCCAGTGCCACCATGGAGTCGCGGCTGACCGCCGGCCTGTACTTCGTCGGCGAGGTGCTGGATGTTACCGGCTGGCTGGGCGGGTACAACTTTCAGTGGGCGTGGGCATCCGGGCATGCCGCCGGAAGCGTGGCATAA